Within the Pseudomonadota bacterium genome, the region GCCGGGATGTCGGCGAGCTTGCGGTAGCGGTTGTGGATTGGCTTGCCGTCGACGAAGCCCCAGATGTAGGCGTCGAAAGAGCCGAATTCCGCCTGCACCTTCAGGAACGCACGCGCGTTGTTCACGTGGGACTCGATCTTGAGACGATTGCGCACTATCCCTGCATTGGCCAGCAAGCGCTGCTTGTCACGCGCGCCGAATCGGGCGACCCGGTTGGGGTCGAAGCCGCGCAGCGCCTTGCGGTACGCCTCGCGTTTCTTGAGGATCGTCAGCCACGACAGGCCCGCCTGCGCTCCGTCCAGGATCAGCTTTTCGAACCAGTGCCGATCGTCGTGCACCGGGACACCCCATTCCTCGTCGTGATAGCGCACCAGCAACGGGTCAGTCTCGGCCCATGCGCATCGCTG harbors:
- a CDS encoding DNA-3-methyladenine glycosylase I: MDSDAAHQRCAWAETDPLLVRYHDEEWGVPVHDDRHWFEKLILDGAQAGLSWLTILKKREAYRKALRGFDPNRVARFGARDKQRLLANAGIVRNRLKIESHVNNARAFLKVQAEFGSFDAYIWGFVDGKPIHNRYRKLADIPARTALSDTVSTDLKRRGFSFVGSTIVYAFLQAAGVVNDHTLGCFRRKPIARLAP